Proteins from a genomic interval of Rhizobium etli CFN 42:
- a CDS encoding 5-(carboxyamino)imidazole ribonucleotide synthase, translated as MTIGTIGIVGGGQLGRMLAIAAARLNFRTVILEPQLDCPAAQLANRQIVAAYDDPAALAELADACDVVTYEFENVPVAAAETLSASIPVYPPPKALEAAQDRLIEKRFLNDCGITTARFHAIDSQADLEAALKDFGGQGVLKTRRLGYDGKGQKVFRSVADSPEGAYAALGAVPLILESFVAFEREVSIIAARTADGTVVCFDPAENVHRNGILHTSTVPAAISATTGEAARRSAEKILAALNYVGVIGIEFFVLANGGLIANEMAPRVHNSGHWTEAACAVSQFEQHIRAVAGLPLGDGARHSDCVMQNLIGDDILAVPEWLRRPDTLVHLYGKTEWRPGRKMGHVTTLAPKSPL; from the coding sequence ATGACCATAGGAACGATCGGCATTGTCGGCGGCGGCCAACTGGGCCGCATGCTGGCCATCGCCGCCGCCAGATTGAATTTCCGTACTGTCATCCTCGAGCCGCAACTCGACTGCCCCGCCGCCCAACTGGCGAACCGGCAGATCGTCGCCGCCTATGACGATCCGGCGGCACTGGCCGAACTGGCAGACGCCTGCGATGTCGTCACCTACGAATTCGAGAACGTGCCCGTCGCGGCCGCAGAAACGCTTTCGGCCAGCATTCCGGTCTATCCGCCGCCGAAGGCGCTGGAAGCCGCCCAGGACCGCCTGATCGAAAAGCGCTTCCTCAACGATTGCGGCATCACCACCGCCCGCTTTCACGCGATCGACAGCCAGGCCGATCTCGAGGCGGCACTTAAGGACTTCGGCGGTCAGGGCGTATTGAAGACCCGCCGGCTCGGTTATGACGGCAAGGGACAGAAGGTTTTCCGTTCGGTGGCCGACAGCCCGGAGGGCGCCTATGCCGCGCTCGGCGCCGTACCGCTGATCCTCGAAAGCTTCGTCGCCTTCGAACGCGAGGTCTCGATCATCGCCGCGCGCACCGCGGACGGGACGGTCGTTTGCTTCGATCCTGCCGAAAACGTACACCGCAACGGCATCCTCCATACCTCGACGGTTCCCGCCGCGATCTCCGCAACGACGGGCGAAGCCGCACGCCGTTCGGCCGAAAAAATCCTCGCGGCATTGAACTATGTCGGCGTCATCGGCATCGAATTCTTCGTGCTTGCGAACGGCGGCCTGATCGCCAACGAGATGGCTCCGCGCGTCCACAATTCGGGACACTGGACCGAGGCGGCCTGCGCCGTCAGCCAGTTCGAGCAGCATATCCGTGCCGTCGCCGGCCTGCCGCTCGGCGATGGCGCCCGCCATTCCGACTGCGTCATGCAAAACCTGATCGGCGACGATATCCTTGCCGTTCCCGAGTGGCTGCGACGCCCCGATACGCTGGTCCATCTCTACGGCAAGACAGAGTGGCGCCCCGGCCGCAAGATGGGCCATGTCACCACACTGGCGCCGAAATCCCCGCTTTAG
- the ykgO gene encoding type B 50S ribosomal protein L36: protein MKIKNSLKSLKARHRDNRLVRRKGRIYIINKLNPRYKARQG, encoded by the coding sequence ATGAAGATCAAGAATTCGCTCAAGTCGCTCAAGGCTCGCCACCGTGACAACCGTCTCGTTCGCCGCAAGGGCCGCATCTACATCATCAACAAGCTGAACCCGCGCTACAAGGCTCGTCAGGGCTGA
- a CDS encoding tetratricopeptide repeat protein encodes MSAMRLFALTSAMLPLAFILSTSPFPATAAEKNVIVEQRNASSSPKQRLDQLFSQLKRERDPDKASSIANEIRLEWNDSGSATINLLMQWADKAIEEKRNPAALDFLDEAIALKPDYAESWNRRATLNFVMGNYRKSMSDIEHVLNIEPRHFGALSGMAAILSNSGNDQLTLKAWERFLDIYPADRTAQEQVNMLAEKLAGNRT; translated from the coding sequence ATGTCCGCCATGCGCCTTTTTGCTTTGACGTCAGCCATGCTGCCGCTCGCCTTCATCCTCTCCACCTCCCCGTTTCCGGCCACCGCGGCGGAAAAGAACGTCATTGTCGAGCAGAGGAATGCCAGTAGTTCGCCGAAGCAGCGTCTCGACCAGCTCTTCAGCCAGCTGAAGCGCGAGCGTGATCCTGATAAGGCCAGCAGCATTGCCAACGAAATTCGTCTGGAATGGAATGATTCCGGCAGCGCGACGATCAATCTGCTGATGCAATGGGCCGACAAGGCGATCGAGGAAAAGCGCAATCCCGCCGCTCTCGATTTCCTCGACGAGGCGATTGCCCTCAAGCCCGATTATGCCGAGAGCTGGAATCGCCGTGCCACGCTGAATTTCGTCATGGGCAATTACCGCAAGTCGATGTCCGACATCGAACATGTGCTGAATATCGAGCCGCGCCATTTCGGCGCGCTCTCCGGCATGGCCGCGATCCTCAGCAATTCCGGCAACGACCAATTGACGCTGAAGGCCTGGGAACGGTTTCTCGACATCTATCCCGCCGATCGCACTGCACAGGAGCAGGTCAACATGCTTGCGGAAAAACTGGCCGGCAATCGAACCTGA
- a CDS encoding alpha/beta fold hydrolase → MLAEVSALLAPLAAAIGYSSYKARQFEQTYPNIGELTDVGGYRMNAVHVERPKNADLPALVFIHGASGNLLDQLVAFRARLEGRAEMLFVDRPGHGYSERGGPQNTVPSGQADAIARLMEKRGIKKAIIVGHSFGGAITAAFGLRHPDKTEGLLFLAPATHPWPGGIDWYYHVATVPVIGWLFNHAIVVPLGLRRLERGTLNVFRPNPRPADYIEKTGPSLVLRPRTFHNNAADFKRLLAYVKEQSRLYSQITAPTVIITGDRDEIVWEHLHSRGLARDIAGSELITIRGVGHKPDYLATDVAIAAMEKIAGKPHDLQAAARRAEERLVAPLRDPAVQIQPSLMPGALHRV, encoded by the coding sequence ATGCTTGCCGAAGTTTCCGCTCTTCTCGCCCCGCTCGCCGCCGCCATTGGCTACTCCTCTTACAAGGCGCGGCAATTCGAACAGACCTATCCGAATATCGGCGAATTGACGGATGTCGGCGGCTACCGCATGAACGCCGTCCATGTCGAGCGTCCCAAAAATGCGGATCTGCCGGCGCTCGTCTTCATTCACGGCGCCAGTGGCAATCTGCTCGATCAGCTCGTCGCCTTTCGCGCCCGGCTCGAAGGCCGGGCGGAAATGCTGTTCGTCGATCGTCCCGGGCACGGTTATTCCGAACGCGGCGGCCCCCAGAACACCGTACCCTCGGGTCAGGCCGATGCAATCGCCCGACTGATGGAAAAGCGCGGCATCAAGAAGGCGATCATCGTCGGCCATTCCTTCGGCGGCGCGATCACCGCCGCCTTCGGTCTGCGCCATCCGGACAAGACCGAAGGCCTGCTCTTCCTCGCGCCCGCCACCCATCCGTGGCCCGGCGGAATCGACTGGTATTACCACGTGGCGACCGTGCCGGTCATTGGTTGGCTCTTTAACCACGCCATTGTGGTTCCGCTCGGACTGAGGCGGCTGGAGCGGGGCACGCTAAATGTCTTCCGTCCCAATCCACGCCCTGCCGACTACATCGAAAAAACCGGCCCGTCGCTGGTGCTGCGGCCGCGCACCTTCCACAACAATGCCGCCGATTTTAAAAGACTGCTCGCCTATGTGAAGGAGCAGTCGCGGCTCTATTCGCAGATCACCGCGCCGACCGTAATCATAACAGGTGACCGCGACGAGATCGTCTGGGAACACCTGCATTCACGCGGTCTCGCCCGCGACATAGCGGGCTCCGAACTCATCACCATCCGCGGCGTCGGCCACAAGCCGGATTATCTCGCCACCGACGTCGCCATCGCTGCCATGGAAAAGATCGCAGGCAAGCCGCACGACCTCCAAGCGGCCGCCCGCCGAGCCGAAGAGAGGCTCGTCGCCCCTCTCCGCGATCCCGCGGTCCAAATCCAGCCGTCGCTCATGCCAGGGGCTCTCCACCGCGTTTGA
- the ggt gene encoding gamma-glutamyltransferase: MGRLHIGTISVISALSLTLTTAFAASPAPVEAEHGMVVTAQHLATEVGVEVLKSGGNAVDAAVAVGYALAVVYPSAGNLGGGGFMTIRLKDGTKTFLDFRERAPMAATKTMYLDSKGDIVPRASLDGYLAVGVPGSVMGFETAREKYGTRSRQDLIAPALRFAKEGYTLEQGDAAIFAGSAKRLAKDETAAKIFLKPDGNPYASGEKLAQPDLATVLAVISEKGPDAFYKAAPAEAIVKASQAKGGILAKEDFEQYTVRELKPIECNYRGYDIISSPPPSSGGVIICEILNVLEGYPLAYLGYASAETVHVMVEAMRYAYVDRNAALGDPDFVENPVEKMLDKSYAKEIAAKIDPYKAGTSANLKPLGGKESNETTHYSIIDDEGNAVAVTYTLNGSFGAAVVAPGTGVLLNNEMDDFTSKPGVPNLYGLVQGEANAIAPKKTPLSSMSPTIITRDGKPFMVIGSPGGSRIITITLEAILNVVDFGMDISQAVNAPRFHHQWQPDKVYLEPYALSPDTEKTLAAMGYSFDGGNDAPLWGQAAGILVGGKSLATIEKGGGARYNGAMDARATEGSAAGY, translated from the coding sequence ATGGGCCGCCTGCATATCGGGACGATCTCCGTCATATCGGCATTGTCGCTAACTCTGACGACGGCCTTCGCGGCCTCGCCCGCACCGGTCGAAGCCGAACACGGCATGGTCGTCACCGCCCAGCATCTGGCGACCGAAGTCGGCGTCGAGGTGCTGAAGAGCGGCGGCAACGCCGTCGATGCGGCCGTCGCCGTCGGTTACGCGCTGGCGGTCGTCTATCCCTCGGCCGGCAATCTCGGCGGCGGCGGCTTCATGACCATCCGCCTGAAAGACGGCACCAAGACCTTCCTCGATTTCCGCGAGCGCGCGCCGATGGCCGCGACGAAGACCATGTATCTCGATAGCAAAGGCGATATCGTGCCGCGCGCCAGCCTTGACGGTTATCTCGCCGTCGGCGTTCCCGGTTCCGTCATGGGCTTCGAGACGGCGCGCGAGAAATACGGCACCCGCTCACGCCAGGATTTGATCGCACCGGCGCTCCGCTTCGCCAAGGAGGGCTACACGCTGGAACAGGGCGATGCCGCGATTTTCGCCGGCAGCGCCAAGCGCCTTGCCAAGGACGAGACAGCGGCGAAGATTTTCCTGAAACCGGACGGCAACCCCTATGCGTCAGGCGAAAAGCTTGCGCAGCCGGATCTCGCCACGGTCCTGGCAGTCATCTCGGAAAAAGGACCCGACGCCTTCTACAAGGCCGCCCCCGCCGAGGCGATCGTCAAAGCGAGCCAGGCCAAGGGCGGTATCCTTGCCAAGGAGGATTTCGAGCAATACACTGTGCGCGAGCTGAAGCCGATCGAGTGCAATTACCGCGGCTACGATATCATCTCGTCGCCGCCCCCCTCCTCCGGCGGCGTCATCATCTGCGAGATCCTCAACGTCCTCGAAGGTTATCCGCTCGCCTATCTCGGCTACGCCTCGGCTGAAACCGTGCATGTGATGGTCGAGGCGATGCGCTACGCCTATGTCGACCGCAACGCGGCGCTCGGCGATCCCGATTTCGTCGAGAACCCGGTCGAAAAAATGCTCGATAAGAGCTACGCCAAGGAGATCGCAGCAAAGATTGATCCCTACAAGGCCGGGACTTCGGCCAACTTGAAACCCCTCGGTGGCAAGGAAAGCAACGAGACGACCCATTATTCGATCATTGACGACGAGGGCAATGCGGTTGCAGTCACCTATACGCTGAACGGCTCCTTCGGCGCGGCGGTCGTGGCGCCCGGCACCGGCGTTCTGCTCAACAACGAGATGGACGATTTCACCTCCAAGCCGGGTGTGCCGAACCTTTATGGTCTCGTTCAGGGCGAGGCGAACGCCATCGCCCCGAAGAAGACGCCGCTCTCCTCGATGAGCCCGACGATCATCACCCGCGACGGCAAGCCCTTCATGGTGATCGGCAGCCCCGGCGGCTCGCGCATCATCACCATCACGCTGGAGGCGATTTTGAATGTCGTCGATTTCGGAATGGATATCAGCCAGGCGGTCAACGCCCCGCGTTTCCATCACCAATGGCAGCCCGACAAGGTCTATCTCGAACCTTATGCGCTTTCGCCAGATACGGAAAAGACGCTTGCGGCGATGGGCTATAGCTTCGACGGCGGCAACGATGCGCCGCTCTGGGGTCAGGCCGCCGGCATCCTCGTCGGCGGCAAAAGCCTTGCCACCATCGAAAAGGGCGGCGGCGCTCGCTACAACGGCGCCATGGACGCCCGCGCGACAGAAGGCTCGGCGGCCGGCTATTGA
- a CDS encoding threonine ammonia-lyase, producing MVSIEMIVAARARLRGRARRTPLLSSPFLNEIAGRRLFVKAECLQHSGSFKFRGGWSAVSGLDPAVRTRGVIAFSSGNHAQGVALAAKLHGVPAVIIMPSDAPKLKIANTRAFGAEVVLYDRANEDRDEIGARLSAERGLTLIKPFDEPLVIAGQGTTGLEISEQAEEEGLTEAEVLVPCGGGGLTSGIALALEASAPGFRVRPCEPRDFDDTTRSLASGRIERNASMSGSICDAIITPQPGKITFPILKRLAGAGIVVTDDEALRAMALAFVRLKIVVEPGGAVALAAALFHGEALESDTVVTVTSGGNVDTDIFAMALERFG from the coding sequence ATGGTCAGCATTGAAATGATTGTTGCCGCCCGCGCTCGACTGCGCGGTCGCGCGCGCCGAACGCCGCTTCTCTCCTCCCCATTCCTGAACGAGATCGCCGGCCGGCGCCTGTTCGTGAAGGCGGAATGCCTGCAGCATTCGGGTTCCTTCAAGTTTCGCGGCGGCTGGTCTGCCGTCTCCGGCCTCGACCCGGCCGTACGCACGCGCGGCGTCATCGCGTTCTCCTCGGGCAATCATGCGCAGGGCGTCGCCCTTGCCGCCAAGCTGCACGGCGTGCCCGCCGTCATCATCATGCCGAGCGATGCGCCGAAGCTGAAGATCGCCAACACCCGCGCCTTCGGCGCCGAAGTCGTGCTCTACGACCGCGCCAATGAGGATCGCGACGAAATCGGCGCCCGGCTCTCCGCCGAGCGCGGCCTGACGCTGATCAAGCCTTTCGACGAACCGCTTGTCATTGCCGGCCAAGGCACGACTGGCCTCGAAATCTCCGAACAGGCGGAAGAAGAAGGCCTAACGGAAGCCGAGGTGCTCGTTCCCTGCGGCGGCGGCGGACTGACGTCCGGCATCGCGCTCGCGCTCGAAGCCAGCGCCCCCGGCTTTCGCGTCCGTCCGTGCGAGCCCAGGGACTTCGACGATACCACCCGCTCGCTCGCCTCCGGCAGGATCGAGCGCAACGCCTCGATGTCGGGTTCGATCTGCGATGCGATCATCACGCCGCAGCCCGGCAAGATCACCTTTCCGATCTTGAAGCGCCTCGCCGGCGCCGGCATCGTCGTCACCGACGACGAGGCGCTACGCGCCATGGCGCTCGCCTTCGTCAGGCTGAAGATCGTCGTCGAGCCGGGCGGCGCCGTGGCGCTGGCCGCCGCTCTTTTCCATGGCGAGGCGCTGGAAAGCGATACCGTCGTCACCGTCACCTCCGGCGGCAATGTCGATACCGACATCTTCGCCATGGCGTTGGAACGCTTCGGCTGA
- a CDS encoding LysR substrate-binding domain-containing protein, producing MRRTIFDLDVLRTFSTGMELGNFAKAAEKLGRSTSAVSAQLKKLEEQAGTPIFRKAGRGLALTDAGETMLGYARRLLELNDEAAAAVHSVELEGWVRLGLQEDFGETLLPEVLGRFARAHPKVRIEARVVRNAELLERVISAKLDLALAWSDGTLSAHCERIGEVPMCWIGPAEGRPGWHVASGEPMPLASLEAPCLLRSAATKALDAAGISWRLAFVSPSLGGLWAATAAGLGLTIRTPIGLPTNVRALTPEAIGLPELPKLGLVLHRAEAELQPAAARLGELVLQSVHGVLHGTAG from the coding sequence ATGCGGCGGACGATCTTCGATCTCGATGTGCTTCGGACCTTTTCGACCGGCATGGAGCTTGGCAATTTCGCCAAGGCGGCAGAAAAGCTCGGGCGCTCGACGTCCGCGGTCAGCGCGCAGCTGAAGAAGCTGGAGGAACAGGCGGGCACGCCAATCTTCCGCAAGGCGGGCCGCGGGCTGGCGCTGACCGATGCCGGCGAAACGATGCTCGGTTATGCCAGACGGTTGCTGGAGCTCAATGATGAGGCGGCTGCGGCCGTGCACAGCGTTGAGCTGGAAGGCTGGGTGCGGCTCGGTCTGCAGGAGGATTTCGGTGAGACCCTGTTGCCCGAGGTGCTCGGCCGTTTCGCGCGCGCTCACCCGAAAGTCCGCATCGAGGCACGGGTGGTGCGCAATGCCGAACTGCTCGAGCGAGTCATTTCAGCCAAGCTCGATCTGGCGCTCGCTTGGAGCGACGGGACGCTGTCGGCACATTGTGAGCGCATCGGTGAAGTGCCGATGTGCTGGATCGGGCCTGCCGAGGGACGGCCCGGCTGGCATGTGGCAAGCGGCGAACCGATGCCGCTTGCGTCCCTGGAGGCGCCATGCCTCTTGCGCAGTGCGGCGACCAAGGCGCTCGACGCGGCGGGAATCTCCTGGCGGCTGGCCTTCGTTAGCCCCAGTCTCGGCGGCCTCTGGGCAGCGACGGCGGCCGGCCTGGGCTTGACTATCCGCACACCGATCGGCCTGCCAACGAACGTCCGGGCGCTCACGCCAGAGGCAATCGGCCTGCCTGAGCTGCCGAAGCTCGGTCTGGTGCTGCACAGAGCCGAAGCCGAGCTGCAACCGGCTGCGGCGCGGCTTGGCGAGCTGGTTCTACAGTCCGTGCATGGCGTGCTGCACGGGACGGCAGGCTGA
- a CDS encoding tautomerase family protein, with protein MPFVRISLRKGKSQEYLAALADNVQRALVETFDVPENDRFQAIHQHDENELIFDRSYLGGPRSDDFVYISVTIGRPRTAEMKAALYWRLAELLAQSPGLRPEDVMIVVSTSAPEDWSFGAGIAQMTDPDWRLRAVEKRP; from the coding sequence ATGCCCTTCGTTCGCATCTCTCTTCGCAAAGGCAAGTCACAGGAATATCTCGCAGCGCTTGCCGACAACGTTCAGCGCGCACTGGTCGAGACCTTCGACGTGCCGGAGAACGACCGCTTCCAGGCCATCCATCAGCATGATGAGAATGAGCTGATCTTCGACCGCAGCTATCTCGGCGGTCCGCGCTCGGACGATTTCGTCTATATTTCGGTCACGATAGGCCGGCCGCGAACTGCGGAGATGAAGGCAGCGCTGTATTGGCGGCTTGCCGAACTGCTGGCCCAATCGCCGGGCCTGCGGCCAGAAGACGTGATGATCGTCGTCAGCACCAGCGCGCCTGAGGACTGGTCCTTCGGCGCCGGCATCGCCCAGATGACCGATCCCGACTGGCGACTGCGTGCAGTGGAGAAACGGCCATGA
- a CDS encoding DUF4865 family protein: MIAMQYGFTLPADYDMSIIERRICEKGSLLDGFPNLDFKAYLSARKNEFGSRDNLYAPFYLWQKPEGASDFLCGPGFEALAGAFGWPEVSTWIVWQAEVSPDIAASRFATRDILQTQAYASLADLRRAESAETEADLARGALASVSGFEPTTWTRVRFRLWKDLPEIGTHTQAYRVGHLSLPRP, translated from the coding sequence ATGATCGCTATGCAATACGGCTTCACCCTACCCGCCGATTACGACATGTCGATCATCGAGCGCCGCATCTGCGAAAAAGGGTCACTGCTCGACGGCTTTCCCAACCTCGACTTCAAGGCCTATCTCAGCGCCCGCAAGAACGAGTTTGGCAGCCGCGACAATCTTTATGCGCCCTTCTATCTCTGGCAGAAACCGGAAGGCGCGAGCGACTTCCTCTGCGGCCCAGGCTTCGAGGCGCTCGCCGGCGCCTTCGGCTGGCCTGAGGTGAGCACCTGGATTGTGTGGCAGGCGGAAGTCTCGCCCGACATTGCGGCGTCCCGGTTTGCCACGCGCGACATCCTTCAGACGCAAGCCTATGCGTCGCTTGCCGACCTTCGCCGGGCCGAAAGCGCTGAAACCGAAGCCGATCTGGCAAGAGGTGCGCTCGCCTCCGTCTCCGGTTTCGAACCGACGACATGGACGCGCGTCCGCTTCAGGCTATGGAAAGATCTGCCTGAGATCGGCACACACACGCAGGCCTATCGAGTCGGCCACCTATCCCTGCCTCGGCCCTGA
- a CDS encoding LysE family translocator, whose amino-acid sequence MDVVTLLAFAAVSFVGIATPGPTVLLALTNGSRHGLRRATAGMVGAVLSDFLLIGAVAVGLGALLAASEFWFSMLKWAGAAYLTFLGIMLLRSKGTIDAALKSDEAAMRSSFSIGLKSFMVAATNPKGYLFFSAFLPQFIDPAQPQTAQYMLLALVFAVIDLIIMFSYAFFGSQAVRFLKTSGALWLERACGGALLALAGSLAFYRRATA is encoded by the coding sequence ATGGATGTCGTCACACTTTTGGCCTTTGCGGCCGTTTCCTTCGTCGGTATCGCGACGCCGGGGCCGACGGTGCTGCTGGCGTTGACAAATGGTTCTCGGCATGGGCTGCGCCGCGCGACCGCCGGCATGGTCGGCGCGGTTCTTTCGGATTTTCTCCTGATCGGCGCTGTGGCTGTCGGGTTGGGCGCGCTGCTTGCGGCATCGGAATTCTGGTTCTCGATGCTGAAATGGGCAGGTGCTGCCTATCTCACCTTTCTCGGCATCATGCTCTTGCGCTCGAAGGGCACGATCGATGCGGCACTGAAATCCGATGAGGCGGCCATGAGATCGTCCTTTTCGATCGGGCTGAAGAGTTTCATGGTCGCGGCAACGAACCCGAAGGGCTACCTCTTCTTCTCCGCCTTTCTGCCGCAGTTCATTGATCCCGCCCAGCCGCAGACGGCGCAGTATATGCTGCTCGCGCTTGTCTTCGCTGTGATCGATTTAATCATCATGTTCAGTTATGCTTTCTTCGGCTCGCAGGCGGTCCGTTTCCTGAAAACGTCAGGCGCCTTGTGGCTGGAACGGGCCTGCGGCGGTGCGCTGCTCGCCCTTGCCGGGTCGCTTGCCTTCTACCGCCGGGCAACGGCCTGA
- the pyk gene encoding pyruvate kinase: protein MKRNRKIKILATLGPASAEESMIEKLHQAGADVFRINMSHASHDLMRTLIQRIRSVEARSGRPIGILADLQGPKLRVGKFVDSKVDLKPGQTFTLDNNEALGDQNRVYLPHPEILESVQPGHRLLIDDGKLALRAEKCDGKSIVTTVISGTRISDRKGVSLPDTLLGVGALTDKDRSDLDAVLATDDVDWVALSFVQRPDDLAEVRKIARGRVGLMSKIEKPQALERIEEIIELSDALMVARGDLGVEMPLESVPGIQKQLIRACRRSGKPVVVATQMLESMISAPVPTRAEVSDVATAVFEGADAVMLSAESASGDYPVEAVSTMASIAGAIEREPHYPGIIYAQRAQPEATGADAISLAARQIAETLKLSAIVCYTSSGTTGLRASRERPQVPILALSPIIKTARRLAVVWGLHCVVTHDATDLDDMVNRACRIVADEGFGKPGDRIIISAGVPLGTPGATNMLRIAYIGSDGQSGI, encoded by the coding sequence ATGAAGCGCAATCGCAAAATTAAAATCCTCGCCACCCTCGGGCCCGCCTCCGCCGAGGAATCGATGATCGAGAAGCTGCACCAGGCTGGTGCCGATGTCTTCCGCATCAATATGAGCCATGCGAGCCACGACCTGATGCGAACGCTCATCCAGCGCATCCGCTCGGTCGAGGCGCGCTCAGGCCGGCCGATCGGCATCCTCGCCGACCTGCAGGGACCGAAACTGCGCGTCGGCAAGTTCGTCGACAGCAAGGTTGACCTGAAACCGGGCCAGACCTTCACGCTCGACAACAATGAAGCGCTCGGCGACCAGAACCGCGTCTATCTGCCGCATCCGGAGATCCTGGAGTCGGTGCAGCCCGGCCACCGCCTGTTGATCGACGACGGCAAGCTCGCCCTTCGCGCAGAAAAATGCGACGGCAAGAGCATCGTCACGACAGTTATTTCCGGCACGCGCATCTCCGACCGCAAGGGGGTGAGCCTTCCCGACACGCTGCTTGGCGTCGGTGCGCTGACCGACAAGGACCGGTCCGATCTCGACGCCGTGCTCGCCACCGACGATGTCGACTGGGTGGCGCTTTCCTTCGTCCAGCGTCCAGACGACCTTGCCGAAGTGCGCAAGATCGCCCGCGGCCGCGTGGGCCTGATGTCCAAGATCGAGAAACCGCAGGCTCTCGAGCGTATCGAGGAGATCATCGAGCTTTCCGACGCCTTGATGGTCGCCCGCGGCGATCTCGGCGTCGAAATGCCGCTCGAATCGGTTCCCGGTATCCAGAAGCAGCTGATCCGCGCCTGCCGCCGTTCGGGCAAGCCGGTTGTCGTCGCCACACAGATGCTGGAATCGATGATCTCCGCGCCGGTTCCGACACGCGCCGAAGTTTCCGACGTCGCGACCGCAGTCTTCGAAGGGGCCGATGCCGTCATGCTCTCGGCCGAATCGGCCTCGGGCGACTATCCCGTCGAGGCCGTCTCGACCATGGCGTCGATTGCCGGCGCCATCGAGCGCGAGCCGCATTATCCAGGCATCATCTATGCCCAGCGCGCCCAGCCGGAAGCGACCGGCGCCGATGCGATCTCGCTTGCCGCCCGTCAGATTGCCGAGACGCTGAAGCTGTCGGCGATCGTCTGCTACACCTCTTCCGGCACGACGGGTCTTCGCGCCTCGCGCGAGCGCCCGCAGGTGCCGATCCTGGCATTGTCGCCGATCATCAAGACGGCACGCCGGCTTGCCGTCGTCTGGGGGCTGCATTGCGTCGTCACCCATGATGCGACCGATCTCGACGACATGGTCAACCGCGCTTGCCGCATCGTCGCCGACGAAGGGTTCGGCAAGCCGGGCGATCGCATCATCATCTCGGCCGGCGTGCCGCTCGGCACGCCCGGCGCCACCAACATGCTTCGCATCGCCTATATCGGTTCGGACGGCCAGAGCGGCATCTGA
- a CDS encoding DUF1036 domain-containing protein has translation MGAVLIQAAPSFLTRSGPLVRLALFALAAAMPFFIADAARADFRVCNGTQNLVGVAIGYRAKDGWITEGWWQVPATTCATLIEGELQSRYYYLYAEDAARGGRWTGDVQMCVAENEFKISGVQDCYARGYQKMGFKEYDTGRQGSWMVQLSDTPGTQESQN, from the coding sequence TTGGGAGCCGTGTTGATTCAAGCCGCGCCAAGTTTCCTCACGCGGTCCGGACCGCTGGTCCGACTCGCCCTGTTTGCTCTTGCAGCCGCCATGCCGTTCTTCATCGCAGATGCCGCACGCGCCGATTTTCGCGTCTGCAACGGAACGCAAAATCTGGTTGGGGTAGCGATCGGATACAGGGCCAAGGACGGCTGGATCACGGAGGGCTGGTGGCAGGTGCCGGCAACGACCTGCGCCACGCTGATCGAGGGAGAATTGCAGTCGCGCTATTATTACCTCTACGCAGAGGACGCCGCCAGGGGAGGACGGTGGACGGGGGACGTGCAGATGTGCGTGGCGGAAAACGAATTCAAGATCTCGGGCGTGCAGGATTGTTATGCGCGGGGTTACCAGAAGATGGGATTCAAGGAATATGACACGGGCCGCCAGGGCAGCTGGATGGTTCAACTCTCCGACACCCCAGGGACGCAAGAAAGTCAGAATTGA